A region from the Pseudomonas sp. P8_229 genome encodes:
- a CDS encoding energy transducer TonB, with protein MQVVNWLPRTELPFAAPSRPELLDMHEPEPEVAVMPVVQAEAAVQPAARPVERPKIEVPRPSLASTRNGAKPVEEVEEAPVVVKPAPVPPPRFALQLLRAGACLLLVELPTGEAFQSRDPAYLLLKDMLRAAGLPAAPQIVGEPVRWPWLNRGTMDQGPEAARDFVQGFLSVQMETAPCTCLWLIGLPAVRFAGEADAEAFNSELQIEGLGLAWAIPGLELLMEEPQRKAAVWQAMRRLMARWKESNE; from the coding sequence ATGCAGGTGGTCAACTGGCTGCCGCGCACCGAATTGCCTTTCGCCGCACCGTCGCGGCCCGAGCTGCTGGACATGCACGAGCCTGAACCTGAGGTCGCGGTGATGCCGGTTGTGCAGGCCGAAGCGGCGGTGCAACCTGCCGCCCGTCCGGTGGAGCGGCCAAAAATCGAAGTGCCGCGCCCCTCGCTCGCCAGTACCCGCAATGGCGCCAAACCGGTGGAAGAGGTCGAAGAGGCGCCGGTCGTCGTCAAGCCCGCGCCCGTGCCGCCACCGCGTTTCGCCCTGCAATTGCTGCGCGCCGGGGCGTGTCTGCTGCTGGTGGAGTTACCCACAGGCGAAGCGTTCCAGAGCCGCGATCCGGCCTATCTGCTGCTTAAAGACATGCTGCGCGCTGCCGGTCTGCCGGCCGCACCGCAAATCGTCGGCGAGCCGGTGCGCTGGCCGTGGTTGAACCGCGGCACCATGGACCAAGGCCCGGAAGCCGCCCGCGACTTTGTGCAGGGGTTCCTTTCGGTGCAAATGGAAACGGCGCCCTGCACCTGCCTGTGGCTGATTGGCCTGCCGGCGGTGCGCTTTGCTGGTGAAGCGGATGCCGAGGCGTTCAATAGTGAATTGCAGATTGAAGGGCTGGGCCTGGCCTGGGCCATTCCCGGTCTGGAATTGTTGATGGAAGAGCCACAGCGCAAAGCCGCTGTGTGGCAAGCCATGCGTCGGCTGATGGCGCGCTGGAAAGAATCGAATGAGTGA
- a CDS encoding PqiB family protein — protein MTDLPVAKTRPASNWSAIWVLPLIALIIGGWLGWRAYNETGIEIQVRFESGEGIQANKTEVMYKGMSVGKVKALKLDDEGNSKGVIATVEMNKDVEQYLKTSTRFWLVKPSVTLAGITGLETLVSGNYVAISPGEGEPTRKFKALAEEPPLSDSKPGLHLTIKADRLGSLNRGSPVFYKQIKVGQIKSYVLSEDQSTVELKVFIEPTYAKLVRKHTRFWNASGISIDANLSGVKVRSESLASIVAGGIAFATPENRKDSPPTDPSLPFRLYEDFDAAAAGIRVKVKLSDFEGLQAGRTPVMYKGIQVGNLKALKIDPDLNSATAELTLDPLAEDYLVDGTQFWVVKPSISLAGITGLEALVKGNYIAVRPGDKGAAPKREFEARPKAPPLDLRAPGLHLVLFTDALGSIEVGSPILYKQVKVGSVQSYQFSRTKKQLVIGVHIEKEYENLVNASTRFWNVSGITLTGGLTGGIQVKSESLQTLMAGGIAFETPQAKAPLQKRIPRFRLFANHDEANQKGTVVTIKVDRADGLRPGTPIRFKGLDVGKIEDVDLTDDLQSVMITARITEVPERIARVGSQFWVVKPELGLIKTQNLETLVTGQYLEVQPAAKNLGPQKNFVALANPPEVSRQEAGLSLVLSAARRGSLKPGVPVTYREITVGKVTGYELGQTADRVLVHILIEPKYAPLVRSGTRFWNTSGVGFDIGLFKGVTVRTESLETAIQGGIAFATPDGERMGNPARPEQTFPLFDKFEDEWLSWAPKIPLGK, from the coding sequence ATGACTGATTTGCCCGTAGCGAAAACCCGGCCGGCCTCCAACTGGTCTGCCATTTGGGTATTGCCCCTGATTGCCCTGATCATCGGCGGCTGGCTCGGCTGGCGTGCCTATAACGAAACCGGCATCGAGATTCAGGTGCGTTTCGAAAGCGGTGAAGGCATCCAGGCCAACAAGACCGAGGTCATGTACAAAGGCATGTCGGTCGGTAAGGTGAAGGCGCTGAAGCTCGACGACGAAGGCAACTCCAAAGGGGTCATCGCCACCGTCGAGATGAACAAGGATGTCGAGCAATACCTCAAGACCAGCACGCGTTTCTGGCTGGTGAAACCGAGCGTGACCCTGGCCGGTATCACTGGCCTGGAAACCTTGGTCTCGGGTAACTACGTGGCCATCAGCCCGGGTGAAGGCGAACCGACCCGCAAGTTCAAGGCGCTGGCCGAAGAACCGCCGCTGTCGGATTCCAAGCCCGGTCTGCACCTGACCATCAAGGCGGATCGCCTCGGCTCGCTGAACCGTGGCAGCCCGGTGTTCTACAAGCAGATCAAGGTCGGGCAGATCAAAAGCTACGTGCTCTCCGAAGACCAGAGCACTGTTGAACTCAAAGTGTTCATCGAGCCGACCTACGCCAAACTGGTGCGCAAACACACGCGCTTCTGGAATGCCAGCGGCATCAGTATCGACGCCAATCTGTCGGGAGTAAAAGTGCGCAGCGAGTCTCTGGCGAGCATCGTCGCCGGCGGTATCGCCTTCGCCACACCGGAGAACCGCAAGGACAGTCCGCCTACCGATCCAAGCCTGCCGTTCCGTCTCTATGAAGATTTCGACGCCGCGGCTGCCGGTATTCGGGTAAAGGTCAAACTCAGCGACTTCGAGGGCTTGCAGGCTGGCCGAACGCCGGTCATGTACAAGGGCATTCAGGTCGGTAACCTGAAGGCGTTGAAAATCGATCCGGATCTGAACAGCGCCACGGCCGAGCTTACCCTTGACCCTCTGGCTGAAGACTATCTGGTCGACGGCACGCAATTCTGGGTGGTCAAGCCGTCGATTTCCCTGGCCGGGATCACCGGGCTCGAAGCGCTGGTGAAAGGTAACTACATCGCTGTACGCCCTGGCGACAAAGGTGCCGCGCCGAAGCGCGAATTCGAGGCACGGCCAAAAGCGCCACCATTGGACCTGCGCGCACCGGGCCTGCATCTGGTGTTGTTCACCGACGCTCTGGGTTCGATCGAAGTCGGTAGCCCGATTCTGTATAAACAGGTCAAGGTCGGCTCGGTACAGAGCTATCAGTTCTCCAGGACCAAAAAACAATTGGTGATCGGCGTCCATATCGAGAAGGAATACGAAAACCTGGTCAACGCCTCGACTCGCTTTTGGAACGTCAGCGGAATCACTCTCACCGGTGGTCTGACAGGTGGGATTCAAGTGAAGAGCGAGTCATTGCAGACACTGATGGCCGGTGGTATTGCCTTCGAAACACCGCAAGCCAAGGCGCCGTTGCAAAAGCGTATTCCGCGTTTCCGTCTGTTCGCCAACCATGATGAGGCCAACCAGAAAGGCACGGTGGTGACGATCAAGGTTGACCGCGCCGATGGTTTGCGCCCGGGTACGCCGATCCGTTTCAAAGGGCTGGATGTCGGCAAGATTGAAGACGTTGATCTGACAGATGACCTGCAATCGGTAATGATCACCGCGCGGATCACTGAAGTGCCGGAGCGCATTGCGCGGGTTGGCAGCCAGTTCTGGGTGGTCAAGCCTGAGTTGGGGCTGATCAAGACCCAGAATCTGGAAACTCTGGTCACCGGGCAGTACCTGGAGGTGCAACCGGCGGCGAAGAACCTTGGCCCGCAGAAGAATTTCGTTGCGCTGGCCAATCCGCCGGAAGTGTCCAGGCAAGAGGCCGGTTTGAGTCTGGTGTTGAGTGCGGCCCGTCGTGGTTCGCTCAAGCCTGGCGTGCCGGTGACTTACCGCGAAATCACCGTGGGCAAGGTCACGGGTTATGAGCTGGGGCAGACAGCTGATCGGGTATTGGTGCACATTTTGATCGAGCCGAAGTACGCGCCGCTGGTGCGTAGCGGTACGCGGTTCTGGAACACCAGTGGCGTCGGTTTTGATATCGGTCTGTTCAAGGGAGTGACGGTACGCACGGAGTCACTGGAGACGGCGATTCAGGGCGGCATCGCCTTCGCCACGCCGGACGGCGAACGCATGGGCAACCCTGCGCGGCCTGAGCAAACGTTCCCGCTGTTCGACAAGTTCGAGGATGAGTGGCTGAGCTGGGCGCCGAAGATTCCACTCGGTAAGTAA
- a CDS encoding serine kinase/phosphatase, translating into MTDSRRPYDAVQPEPIDDNEDRMGSVHELDFDEDEPSAKIGDEIPEREREQLMPNERVREAGFTGASKADHEPTDDDLSPETLIHEDGARDAEEAGEGNQADWDLSIVDEDDIGGGNGLDEAELARRDPLDGNR; encoded by the coding sequence ATGACTGATTCACGACGTCCGTACGATGCGGTGCAACCGGAACCCATCGATGATAACGAAGACCGCATGGGCTCGGTGCATGAGCTGGATTTCGATGAAGACGAACCCAGCGCGAAAATCGGCGACGAGATTCCAGAGCGCGAACGCGAGCAACTGATGCCGAACGAGCGGGTGCGTGAGGCCGGGTTTACCGGCGCATCGAAAGCAGACCATGAACCCACCGACGATGACTTGAGCCCGGAAACGCTGATTCATGAAGACGGCGCCCGGGACGCCGAAGAAGCCGGCGAAGGCAACCAGGCGGATTGGGACTTGAGCATTGTCGACGAGGATGACATCGGCGGCGGCAATGGTCTGGATGAAGCGGAGCTGGCACGGCGTGATCCGCTGGATGGCAACCGCTGA
- the rimI gene encoding ribosomal protein S18-alanine N-acetyltransferase, producing MSEAVSFRPMTEADLDAVLKIEYAAYSHPWTRGIFLDGLGKYQIWLMFEGQQQVGHGVVQIILDEAHLLNITVKPENQGRGLGLTLLEHLMSIAYKADARECFLEVRDSNTAAFKLYERYGFNEIGRRRDYYPAVGGREDAVVMACTLVD from the coding sequence ATGAGTGAAGCTGTATCGTTCCGCCCGATGACCGAGGCGGACCTGGACGCTGTATTGAAGATTGAATACGCGGCGTACAGCCATCCCTGGACCCGCGGGATTTTTCTCGACGGGCTGGGCAAGTACCAGATCTGGCTGATGTTCGAAGGTCAGCAGCAGGTCGGCCACGGAGTGGTGCAGATCATTCTGGATGAGGCGCATCTGCTCAACATTACCGTCAAACCGGAGAATCAGGGGCGTGGGCTGGGGCTGACGTTGCTGGAGCACCTGATGTCGATTGCCTACAAGGCTGACGCTCGGGAGTGTTTTCTGGAAGTGCGTGACAGCAATACGGCGGCGTTCAAATTGTACGAGCGCTATGGCTTCAACGAGATTGGCCGGCGTCGGGATTATTATCCGGCGGTGGGCGGGCGTGAAGATGCTGTGGTCATGGCCTGCACTTTGGTTGATTAA
- a CDS encoding paraquat-inducible protein A produces the protein MRAIDAGILICAECHELNRQEKDSEEQTCTRCGALVHARRPNSLARTWALLITAAIIYIPANVLPIMTVSSLGQGDPSTIMSGVIQLVQHGMIPIAAVVFIASILVPTFKLVGIALLLFSVQRRQPLSARQRIWMYRFIEFIGRWSMLDIFVIAILVAVVNFGRLASVEANLGAIAFASVVILTMLAAVTFDPRLIWDNTESDDDHD, from the coding sequence ATGCGGGCGATTGATGCGGGCATTCTGATTTGTGCTGAATGCCACGAATTGAACAGACAGGAAAAAGACTCGGAAGAACAAACCTGTACCCGCTGTGGGGCGCTGGTGCATGCCCGTCGCCCGAACAGCCTGGCTCGAACCTGGGCACTGCTGATCACCGCGGCGATTATCTATATTCCGGCTAATGTGCTGCCGATCATGACCGTCAGCTCCCTGGGGCAGGGTGATCCAAGCACGATCATGTCCGGTGTCATTCAGTTGGTGCAGCACGGCATGATTCCAATCGCCGCTGTGGTGTTTATCGCGAGCATCTTGGTGCCGACCTTCAAGTTGGTGGGTATCGCGCTGCTGTTGTTTTCGGTTCAGCGACGCCAGCCATTGTCTGCACGGCAGCGGATCTGGATGTACCGCTTCATCGAGTTCATCGGTCGCTGGTCGATGCTCGATATCTTTGTGATCGCCATTCTGGTGGCGGTCGTCAACTTCGGCCGGCTTGCCAGTGTCGAAGCTAATCTTGGCGCCATCGCCTTCGCCAGTGTGGTGATTCTGACGATGCTTGCCGCAGTAACTTTCGATCCCCGACTGATTTGGGATAACACGGAGTCGGACGACGACCATGACTGA
- the msrQ gene encoding protein-methionine-sulfoxide reductase heme-binding subunit MsrQ, whose protein sequence is MRFPFWRIGVFISAAIWPMLWLYQALEDLLGPDPGKVLVDRLGLGTLVLLLITLSMTPLQRLTGWAGWIAVRRQLGLWCFAYVVLHLCSYMAFILGFDWSQLAVELRKRPYIIVGALGFLGLLALAVTSNRYSQRRMGLRWKKLHRLAYVILGLGLLHMLWIVRADLEEWAIYAFIGAVLLALRIPPVMRRIPRLLAKKQVLQEKRN, encoded by the coding sequence ATGCGATTTCCGTTCTGGCGTATAGGCGTTTTCATTTCGGCGGCGATCTGGCCGATGCTCTGGTTGTATCAAGCGCTTGAGGATTTGCTTGGGCCAGACCCCGGCAAGGTGTTGGTGGATCGGCTCGGGCTGGGGACGCTGGTGCTTCTGCTGATTACCTTGAGCATGACGCCTCTGCAGAGACTTACCGGGTGGGCAGGGTGGATCGCCGTGCGTCGGCAGTTGGGACTTTGGTGTTTTGCCTACGTGGTTTTGCACCTGTGCAGCTATATGGCATTTATTCTGGGTTTCGATTGGTCGCAACTGGCGGTCGAGTTACGCAAGCGGCCTTACATAATAGTAGGGGCGCTGGGTTTTCTTGGACTGCTGGCGTTGGCGGTGACGTCCAATCGCTACAGTCAGCGTCGTATGGGGCTGCGTTGGAAGAAACTGCATCGCCTGGCATATGTGATTCTGGGGCTCGGTTTGCTGCACATGCTGTGGATCGTGCGCGCTGATCTGGAAGAGTGGGCGATCTATGCCTTTATAGGTGCTGTGCTTCTGGCGTTGCGTATCCCTCCTGTAATGCGTCGGATCCCGCGTTTGCTGGCTAAAAAGCAGGTTTTGCAAGAAAAGCGAAATTAA
- a CDS encoding paraquat-inducible protein A produces MSESVDARGLSELPLEDLVACHECDLLMRKPKLAHGEKALCPRCGYELYAHRYNVVQRSLALVIAALLLFVPANFLPIMQLNVLGQSSQDTVWSGVVGLFDTDMRGVSVVVFLCSMAIPLLKLLCQLFVLLTIRFNIGRSYGLLLYRIYHHLKDWGMLEVYLMGVLVAIVKLADMAAITVGLGLACFVGLLLVQVWLEVVMSPHQIWQALSGEDPHAGD; encoded by the coding sequence ATGTCAGAGTCGGTTGACGCCCGCGGGCTGTCAGAATTACCGCTGGAAGACCTGGTGGCCTGTCACGAGTGCGACCTGCTGATGCGCAAGCCAAAGCTTGCCCACGGCGAGAAAGCCCTGTGTCCACGCTGCGGTTATGAGTTGTATGCCCACCGCTATAACGTGGTGCAGCGCAGCCTTGCTCTGGTCATCGCTGCATTGCTGTTGTTCGTGCCAGCGAACTTTTTACCCATCATGCAGCTCAATGTGCTCGGACAGTCGTCGCAGGACACCGTCTGGAGCGGTGTTGTCGGCTTGTTCGATACCGATATGCGCGGTGTTTCCGTCGTCGTATTTCTCTGCAGTATGGCGATTCCGTTGCTCAAGTTGCTCTGCCAGTTATTCGTATTGCTGACGATCCGTTTCAACATCGGGCGCAGCTACGGCTTGTTGCTGTATCGCATTTACCACCACCTCAAAGATTGGGGAATGCTTGAGGTCTACCTCATGGGCGTGTTGGTGGCGATCGTCAAACTGGCAGACATGGCGGCCATCACTGTTGGCCTCGGTCTGGCATGTTTTGTCGGTTTGTTGTTGGTTCAGGTCTGGCTGGAAGTGGTGATGTCACCGCATCAGATCTGGCAGGCGCTATCAGGAGAAGACCCTCATGCGGGCGATTGA
- the mksF gene encoding Mks condensin complex protein MksF, translated as MSQERYGIRRFALLNTAGYSLGLFPLEEPLSVYGANNLGKSASINALQFPILARMSDMSFGKYSLEQSRRFYFASDTSYILVEVNLPHGPHVIGVVGRGPGGGFGHQFFAYAGKLDLAHYQKNDTCLRQKELFSNLEKEGLKAYELKPDELRRLLVGGHTSIPLDLTLIPLRSTSEQSLKTFRALFINLLHMREITAAKLKQLFLDAFEHSLRSGSVDYIAACEEAFRDVRRMEQDYNSLVAAGPLVEALANGVKQRDVLRGKLHRLSPLLDSLLGTWSDYASARKEELTIQADHYRGEQDSLQNDQRGGTQELMRLEREISGIQRWLGELSVLKNRFALVDDVKVLEQQLLAAKDAHDELAGALAQSRQFSAEDLEERLRDLEKRLKSVKLQLDHADNNSYARLREEFSQQDVERLMRLFNSALFSLPLGEHGITLDDDGEWVKSVELILDGFKGERFEVPGLSIDISHIEPPALQALADRAALRDQKERLEKELKQLKTQQAVAADRAASKTQTEALYQQVLDAQKALEDFRRTQTLSAEEGDKLEQLAQMEGAQDELKRSSDAFTERVQQLSAKLQLVGRQIADMEAKQRTLDDALRRRQLLPADLPFGTPFMDPVDDSMDNLLPLLNDYQDSWQGLLRADGQIEALYAQVRLKGVAKFDSEDDMERRLSLLINAYAHRTDEALTLGKARRAAVTDIARTLRNIRSDYDSLEHQLALFNREINKRQVSNLQSFRIVLAPNKEALKHIDQIIHSAGQYEEGETLSVFDLSQSAEQDNKNEEAKEYLARLVAANHNQLGLKDLFELAFEITKVNGQPVIHTDIDGAASNGTTMTIKALTNMYLLLHLMDRDLAGRVRLPYYLDEAADIDEKNQAALLETSLQLGFVPILASVKPQVCASVAIDLEGGSGPAGIYIDEADWKYIRRHDVVKATVNVEADEPELDAV; from the coding sequence ATGAGCCAGGAACGCTACGGCATCCGCCGCTTTGCCCTTTTGAACACCGCCGGTTACAGCCTCGGCCTGTTCCCGCTGGAAGAACCGCTGTCGGTCTACGGCGCGAACAACCTCGGTAAATCGGCGTCGATCAACGCCTTGCAGTTCCCGATTCTGGCGCGCATGTCGGACATGAGTTTCGGCAAGTACAGCCTGGAACAATCGCGGCGTTTCTACTTCGCCTCCGACACCAGTTACATCCTTGTCGAAGTGAACCTGCCCCACGGCCCGCACGTGATTGGCGTGGTCGGTCGTGGCCCGGGCGGCGGTTTCGGTCACCAGTTCTTCGCCTATGCCGGCAAACTCGATCTGGCGCATTACCAAAAGAACGATACCTGCCTGCGTCAGAAAGAGCTGTTCAGCAACCTTGAGAAAGAAGGCCTGAAAGCCTACGAACTCAAGCCGGACGAACTGCGTCGTCTGCTGGTTGGCGGCCACACCTCAATCCCGCTCGACCTGACCCTGATCCCGCTGCGCTCCACCAGCGAGCAGAGCCTGAAGACGTTCCGCGCGCTGTTCATCAACCTGCTGCACATGCGTGAAATCACCGCAGCCAAGCTCAAGCAACTGTTCCTCGATGCCTTCGAGCACAGCCTGCGTTCCGGCAGTGTCGATTACATCGCCGCGTGCGAAGAAGCCTTCCGCGACGTGCGCCGGATGGAACAGGACTACAACTCGCTGGTCGCGGCCGGCCCACTGGTCGAGGCCTTGGCCAACGGCGTGAAACAGCGTGACGTGCTACGCGGAAAACTGCATCGCCTGTCACCGCTGCTCGATTCGTTGCTCGGCACATGGTCGGACTACGCCAGTGCGCGCAAAGAAGAACTGACGATTCAGGCCGACCATTACCGTGGCGAGCAGGACAGTCTGCAAAACGATCAGCGCGGCGGCACCCAGGAGCTGATGCGTCTGGAGCGGGAGATTTCCGGCATCCAGCGCTGGCTGGGTGAGTTGTCGGTGCTGAAGAATCGTTTTGCCTTGGTCGATGACGTCAAAGTGCTGGAGCAACAATTGCTCGCGGCCAAAGACGCTCACGACGAACTGGCCGGTGCTCTGGCGCAATCGCGTCAGTTCAGCGCCGAGGATCTGGAAGAGCGGCTGCGCGATCTGGAAAAACGCCTGAAGTCGGTGAAACTGCAACTCGATCACGCCGACAACAACAGCTACGCCCGTCTGCGCGAAGAATTCTCGCAACAGGACGTCGAGCGTCTGATGCGCCTGTTCAACAGCGCACTGTTCAGCCTGCCGCTGGGCGAGCACGGCATCACCCTCGATGACGACGGCGAGTGGGTCAAATCGGTCGAGTTGATCCTTGATGGCTTCAAGGGTGAGCGTTTCGAAGTGCCGGGCCTGTCGATCGACATCTCGCACATCGAGCCGCCAGCCCTGCAAGCGCTGGCTGACCGTGCCGCACTGCGTGATCAGAAAGAGCGTCTGGAAAAAGAACTCAAGCAACTGAAAACCCAGCAAGCCGTTGCTGCTGACCGTGCTGCGAGCAAGACCCAGACCGAAGCGCTGTACCAGCAAGTGCTGGATGCGCAGAAAGCCCTGGAAGATTTCCGCCGCACGCAGACACTGAGCGCTGAAGAAGGCGACAAGCTCGAACAACTGGCGCAGATGGAAGGCGCGCAGGACGAACTCAAGCGTTCCAGCGACGCGTTCACCGAGCGCGTCCAGCAACTGTCGGCCAAGCTGCAACTGGTCGGCCGGCAGATCGCCGACATGGAAGCCAAGCAACGCACCCTCGACGATGCACTGCGCCGTCGTCAGTTGCTGCCGGCAGATCTGCCGTTCGGTACGCCGTTCATGGATCCGGTCGACGATTCGATGGACAACCTGCTGCCGCTGCTCAACGACTATCAGGACAGCTGGCAAGGCCTGCTGCGCGCCGACGGTCAGATCGAAGCGCTGTACGCACAAGTGCGTCTGAAAGGCGTGGCCAAGTTCGACAGCGAAGACGATATGGAGCGCCGCCTGTCACTGCTGATCAACGCTTACGCGCACCGTACCGATGAAGCCCTGACGCTGGGCAAGGCGCGTCGTGCGGCGGTCACCGACATCGCTCGCACCCTGCGCAATATTCGCAGCGACTACGACAGCCTCGAGCATCAACTGGCGCTGTTCAACCGCGAGATCAACAAGCGTCAGGTCTCCAACCTGCAGAGCTTCCGTATCGTGCTCGCCCCGAACAAGGAAGCGCTCAAGCACATCGACCAGATCATCCATAGCGCCGGTCAGTACGAAGAAGGCGAAACCCTGTCGGTGTTCGACCTCAGCCAGAGCGCCGAGCAGGACAACAAGAACGAAGAGGCCAAGGAATATCTGGCTCGATTGGTGGCAGCGAACCACAACCAGCTCGGTCTCAAGGACTTGTTCGAACTGGCGTTCGAGATCACCAAGGTCAACGGTCAGCCGGTTATCCACACCGACATCGATGGCGCGGCGTCCAACGGCACCACCATGACCATCAAGGCGCTGACCAACATGTACTTGTTGCTGCACTTGATGGACCGTGACCTCGCCGGTCGTGTGCGCCTGCCGTACTACCTCGACGAGGCGGCGGACATCGATGAGAAGAACCAGGCCGCCCTGCTGGAAACCAGCCTGCAACTGGGCTTCGTGCCGATTCTGGCGAGTGTGAAGCCGCAGGTCTGCGCCAGTGTCGCCATCGACCTGGAAGGCGGCAGCGGGCCTGCGGGCATCTACATCGACGAGGCGGACTGGAAGTACATCCGTCGCCATGATGTGGTGAAAGCCACGGTCAATGTTGAAGCAGATGAACCGGAGCTGGATGCGGTTTGA
- the mksE gene encoding Mks condensin complex protein MksE: MHLDLSELSQLAPIFRELFKGYHVSRRDPELYAQLSNFQDQYRTLFKALGFELVCDTRGFYYFVPDMAAAAVNKTAQRLALFTFILVEHLADQGRDPIAVLDGGSLGREELPSLLEKYRDLFIQAEVQTVEELEEKIMRRMTQLGFAGEENGVYRFLPPMHRFLDVCLSVQQDRDLAASVHSVLPLPAPVLIDEEAEAKFLETDDPLDLSEFAEESEEDALARAIAEEQESDA; encoded by the coding sequence ATGCATCTTGATCTCTCCGAACTGTCCCAACTGGCGCCGATCTTCCGCGAGCTGTTCAAGGGCTACCACGTCAGCCGCCGCGACCCGGAGCTGTACGCGCAACTGTCGAACTTCCAGGATCAGTACCGCACGCTGTTCAAGGCCCTGGGTTTTGAACTGGTCTGCGACACCCGTGGTTTCTACTACTTCGTGCCGGACATGGCCGCCGCGGCGGTGAACAAGACCGCCCAGCGTCTGGCGCTGTTCACCTTCATCCTCGTCGAGCATCTGGCCGACCAGGGCCGCGACCCGATCGCCGTGCTCGACGGTGGCAGCCTCGGCCGTGAAGAACTGCCGTCGCTGTTGGAAAAGTACCGCGACCTGTTCATTCAGGCCGAAGTGCAGACCGTTGAAGAACTCGAAGAAAAGATCATGCGTCGCATGACTCAACTCGGTTTCGCCGGCGAAGAAAACGGCGTGTACCGTTTCTTGCCGCCGATGCACCGTTTCCTTGATGTGTGCCTGTCGGTGCAGCAAGACCGCGATCTGGCCGCTAGCGTCCACAGCGTATTGCCGCTGCCGGCACCGGTGCTGATCGACGAAGAAGCCGAAGCCAAATTCCTCGAAACCGACGATCCGCTTGATCTGTCCGAATTTGCAGAAGAAAGCGAAGAAGACGCACTGGCCCGCGCCATTGCCGAAGAACAGGAGTCCGACGCATGA
- the mksB gene encoding Mks condensin complex protein MksB, with translation MIEPKRVLRALAEHWALLEPLCEHFDQGTLSLNELRTQLAAQQLDSTPQDITSLLDVWIRLDILIPVAKSPNRFELNAQIHDFLAYLRREHRLGLCLEIEAYLRHLERLAGYIQDAFDIRDGHDLARQLRLLDMRVRDVLKKLDNDEQALVAVAERAKTSDRQIPLRQRYAEVLATWDEYVEPMIDLVNADGAFEQGVRKVETVLLKMLSEQQRLGHLVDDDMLLRTHARILEMQTSAQLTLRHARELLLPLREEARRHNAVTRGAALALAAIRRKGIDAVPQAAMPLFTRPQSTFLGSASQVEAYVYALARFEPKPARFPKAHKTQKSGDAPRAPRTVREMVERCEESLPMPDLMTWLLEQEPDGATDELLYWFSRLSREKRFKRERLERREYHTHEHQVSLRSFALLSARDTAAEDSASIPNAS, from the coding sequence ATGATCGAACCCAAGCGCGTCTTGCGCGCCCTCGCTGAACACTGGGCACTTCTGGAGCCACTGTGCGAGCACTTCGACCAAGGCACCCTGAGCCTCAACGAACTGCGCACGCAACTGGCCGCCCAACAACTGGACAGCACGCCGCAGGACATCACCAGCCTGCTCGACGTGTGGATTCGCCTCGACATCCTGATTCCTGTCGCGAAAAGCCCGAACCGTTTCGAGCTCAATGCACAGATCCACGATTTCCTCGCCTACCTGCGCCGTGAGCACCGTCTGGGCCTGTGCCTGGAGATTGAAGCCTACCTGCGCCACCTCGAACGTCTGGCCGGTTACATTCAGGACGCGTTCGACATTCGCGACGGCCACGACCTCGCTCGCCAGTTGCGCCTGCTCGACATGCGCGTGCGCGACGTGTTGAAGAAGCTCGACAACGACGAGCAGGCACTGGTGGCCGTGGCCGAACGGGCCAAGACCAGCGACCGGCAGATTCCGCTGCGCCAGCGTTACGCCGAAGTACTGGCGACGTGGGACGAATACGTCGAGCCAATGATCGATCTGGTGAACGCCGACGGCGCCTTCGAACAAGGCGTGCGCAAGGTCGAAACCGTGCTACTGAAGATGCTCAGCGAACAGCAACGTCTCGGCCATCTGGTTGACGACGACATGCTCCTGCGCACCCACGCGCGCATCCTCGAAATGCAGACCAGCGCGCAACTGACCTTGCGTCATGCCCGCGAACTATTGCTGCCGCTGCGTGAAGAAGCGCGCCGGCACAACGCCGTGACCCGTGGTGCCGCACTCGCACTGGCGGCGATTCGCCGTAAAGGCATCGATGCCGTGCCGCAAGCGGCGATGCCGCTGTTCACCCGGCCGCAAAGCACCTTCCTCGGCAGCGCCAGTCAGGTCGAAGCTTACGTTTACGCTTTGGCCCGATTCGAACCAAAACCGGCACGCTTCCCGAAAGCGCACAAAACACAAAAATCCGGCGACGCGCCACGTGCACCACGCACCGTGCGCGAGATGGTCGAGCGTTGCGAAGAGTCCCTGCCAATGCCGGATCTGATGACCTGGCTGCTGGAGCAGGAGCCGGACGGCGCCACTGACGAATTGCTCTACTGGTTCTCGCGCCTGTCGCGGGAAAAACGCTTCAAGCGCGAGCGTCTGGAACGCCGCGAATACCACACTCACGAGCACCAGGTCAGCCTGCGCTCCTTCGCCCTGCTCTCGGCCCGCGACACCGCCGCCGAGGATTCTGCGAGCATCCCCAATGCATCTTGA